TATGACTATTCCCTGTGAGTGGTTTTATTGAGTACCTAGTGTATACTGACCTCCAGCCACAACTAGAGACAGAGATTGTGGTTGCTTCCACTTaatagatgggaaaactgaggtttGGAGTGGGGAGGGTCATTGCCTACTGCCCACATGACACCCTGATTGTTTTCTCCCCTCCACTGTAGCTCAATGGGTCTGCCACCATCAACACTAATGTGCAGGTGGCCAGGTTGCCAGCCCAGGGTAATGGTGTGGACAATggaacacagtgcctggcaatgGGCTGGGGCAGACTGGGCAACAACAGGCCAACGCCCAGCATCCTGCAGGAGCTCAACGTGACGGTGGTGACGTCCCTGTGTCGCCGCCGAGTGAACGTGTGTACGCTTGTGCCCCATCGGCAGGCTGGCATCTGCTTCGTACGTACCCCATGCTCCCCTCTGCGCCCTGCCCAAGCTGCAAGGAGCAGCCAAACTACAGGGTGGACTTCCCAACTCTGGCGGGTGGGCAGGAATCCTCAGAATCCAGCCTTGGACCTTGTTTGCCTTAACAGGGGGACTCTGGTGGCCCTCTGGTCTGCAATGGACTGGTCCAGGGCATTGACTCCTTCATCCGGGGAAGCTGTGGCTCTGGCTTCTATCCTGATGCCTTTGCCCCTGTGGCAGAATTTGCAAACTGGATCAACTCCATCATTAGCAGCCAGGAGGACcatctccctctccaccccagagACCCTGCAAGCAGGACCCCCTAGGTTGACTGCCTCTGCCACCTGCTTTAGCTACTCACAAAGGCACAATAAATGTCTGCTCTGTTTTGTAGAAGGTATCTTGTGTTTGTTGACAGTGCAATTGATTGTCTAGAACAGTCAGAGTATGTGTGGCAACTCTTGAGTACTCTGCCACCAAGTGGCAGCAAAGTGAAGTCATGGCGGCAAGAAATGCGTCCTTTCCCCACTTTCTACAAAAGAATGTTGTGTGCCATTTCTACTTTCCCTTCTTTACGTCCACTTTCAAGGACTGGAGGTGACAGAGCATCTGGTTTGCAAgcgagaagtcctgagttcaaatcccagtactgccaactcTCCCCGCAaagagcaacaataaaaaaaattacataatcagATCAGAATGGTAGACATGCCCCTGAATTATTGACAGACAGGTGTGAAGGTCAGGAGCCTGGGCTTAGGGTTTCCCAGCTCTGTGACTTCAGGAGAGCTGTTCATTGTCTCTGTAACCactcaagaaaacaaatataacaaatataaactCCCCTCCCTCTTTGCTTCTGGCCCCTCTGTCTGGAACTCACTAACCTGGTCCTACCTCAGGACCTTtccctttgccttttctttttactaGTGCAGGGGTAGAATCCAGGACTTTAGACATGCTAACCGCATGTTATGCCAGTGAGCCACACCCCTGTCCCCAGCGCAGAGCTTTTGGACATGTGCAGTTCCCTTTGCCTGCAGGGTGTTCTCTGGGCAGCCCCCGCTGTCACATCTCTCTCCCTGCCCTATGATCACCAAATCCATTTTATACACCCGGCCATCTTTCCACATCATCGGCATCTGTGGAAGTTAAGGGTTGTTTACTGAACTGTCCTTTCTCACTGGGCCCCTGGGTGCTTTCCAAATTTTGTTGCAATTTTGAACATTCTTGTTTCAACAATCTGGGTTTTATCCTAAAAGACTCTTGTCCAAGAACTTCTGATTTTAACAAGATACAAGTTTCCGACAAATTGcatttgttatattattttcagttctttatgtATGAAGTAGTCCAtggtggaaaaaaaaagtcaatgaaaatgcaGGGTGCTGTTTCCACTGGGGGTGTCTTAAGTCCTTCCACCccctgctcccagcacctccactcCATAGGCTCCAGAGCTACTGACCCATCATCCTCTCTTCCACAGATTCTGCCCATCAGAACCTACCTGCAGCAATTAGCTCAAGAAAAAGCATGTGATCCAGGTTTAGCCAATCAGAGGCATCCCCAAGACACTGGCTGGCGTGATGGGAAATTTTAGGAGGGGCCCATGGAACCACTTGTCAGTCCAGGATCTCAGAGACCAAAAGAAGGGTGTCTGGTGAGGACAAAAGCTGTCAGGGAAGAAAGGACAAACCAGAAGTTAACACCTGACATTATTCAAGCACCTAGACCAAACCACACCTGGCATAGATATCCCTTAACtttcatttaacttttcttttggaAGGCTCCACTGAGTTTTACTTGGTTTTCTTCAGCTGCCTCTATCTCCCATCTTTCCAATATTCTACTTTGGAATGTCAGGTCCCCAAAGCCACAGGACAGGGACAATAGTGTTGGTgagttctccccacccccaccagaccTTCTCTCCAAGTTGGAGGAAGAACAGAGGGGGTAGAAAGATGAAATGGGTTGTTTACAAGCTTGGGCCTCCAGATGCTATTGTGAAACCTCAAACTGGAAGGACACTTGAggtctgggggtggggagggactgGGATAAAGGGCTAGGCAGTCCAGCCCTCCTCTCTGTCTCCTGCCCATCCC
The sequence above is drawn from the Castor canadensis chromosome 14, mCasCan1.hap1v2, whole genome shotgun sequence genome and encodes:
- the Elane gene encoding neutrophil elastase; amino-acid sequence: MACVHPPSTPVVTSVLLALLLGGPSLATEIVGGRPARAHAWPFMVSLQQRGGHFCGGTLISRNFVLSAAHCVNGRNFRLVSVVLGAHNLGRQEPTRQTFGVQRVFENGFNPTLLLNDIVVLQLNGSATINTNVQVARLPAQGNGVDNGTQCLAMGWGRLGNNRPTPSILQELNVTVVTSLCRRRVNVCTLVPHRQAGICFGDSGGPLVCNGLVQGIDSFIRGSCGSGFYPDAFAPVAEFANWINSIISSQEDHLPLHPRDPASRTP